The Astatotilapia calliptera chromosome 4, fAstCal1.2, whole genome shotgun sequence genome segment GAATTGCTAAACCTATGGCTGAGACATTTATGGCATTGATTACTTTAAAAATCCTAAGCAAAGAATTCAACAGAAGAATCCAATACAAATCAATCAAAACACCTGTAAAAGCCAAACTATAAAAAGAAACGaatgtgacaaattaaaatgtcaaacagaaacaaactgagTTTTTCAGTGCATGAAAGCCTATTTAGTGGTTGATTACTTaataaaaagacacaaacacgtGGCATTACAGTAGTTATAGACTTCCGATACTTCTGATCTACCAACTAATTGAATAATATGAGTTTGCAATGTGGTGAAAGAGCAGTATACTCAGCTGTATGTTTGAATTGCAGTTATTGAAGTAAACACTGAACAGTtacatattcagtaaaaatTTTCAATGCAAACCAGATTTCCTAATGAACTACACTAAGTCTAACATTTCTGATAATTAGTGCTTTGATAGGAACAGCAGCAAACTGCACTCGCAATAGTAACTAAAGGAGGCACTGAAAAATCTGCAGCGGTTTTGGTACAAAGGCAACTCAGGCGTGGCCACGCAGCAAAACTTCCACCATTGCAGGAAACTAAAAAGATATCAGTGCACCCAGAAAACCAAACGCGTTCAGCAGAAACAGAAGGGGGAGTGCACAGAACGGTCCGGCTCTGTAAAAGAAACAACTGGcacacatatttaaaaagaaaaacttcctCATTTGATTCCTGCCTTTGAATCTTAGTCTTTCAATAAGATGGAGGCTGATACGCTCCTGGAGTCTCCTGGGTGTTGGAGAAAGGTGACTGCTGATAGCCAGAGGGCCCGCTGGTGCTGGAGTAGGGGCTGCTCTGGTAAGGAGCATTGTGGTCGTTGGCTGGGTCTCTGTATTCCTGCTCGAATTCATTCACTCCTTGGCGATACCTTGCAAGTGCAAAGTAGGTCAAGAGGCTCTGTAGAGAGGACTTTGAATTAGTGCTAGGATCTTTtatcacagcaaattcaaagcTAATGCGAACTCTGCCTCAGCCTCACCCAGGTGATGATCGAGAAGAAGGAGAAGGCAATGACACCTCGGGCAGCGTCGGCCACGACTTGTTCGTTTGTCGTCTTGGACCACAGGCTCGTCAGGACGCAGAAGCAGATGAACCACAGGAACGTCCACACCGCTGTCAGGTGTTCACAGGAGAGAAACATGTTTCATGTGTTAACTTTAAGTCTCACTTCCTGATTTATGGCACAGTTCCTTCATTAAACTATGtggtgaaaaaatgaaaactaactCTTACCAGAGAAAGCAAGATCACTTATTACAATGTATTTTCGGTCTTTGGCATTGCTGATGTTCGGGAAGTAGGCATCTAGCATGAGGAACAAAACACAAGCCAAGAAGGCCAAGACTCCGACTCCCACCCCGTAACTGCAAGCACTGTCAGAGTTGTGGAACATGCACtcgttttcagctttttccgtCGTGTTGGTGTAGCCTTCGGCTGTGATGGTTGCAAAAACCACGATAGAGAATATCTGCAAAGACGGGACACAAAAAGGTCAAGGCCAAGTTTAAGCCACGCAGCTATGGAGTTTGCGAAATTACCATGACTcacattacaagaaagcttcTTTAATCAAAAAAATAATATCTGTCAATCCAATCTAAACAAGTATAACGCCACCTTTTCAGCTATTCGTGACCCACATCCCCTTTTTCATAACACAGCTaacatgaaaaacattacacaatTACgtgacacaaaatgaaaatactaCTTTTAAAAGGCAACCGAATCACCGAGTCACTGTTCACTCATGTTCTAGCTTCTTAATTCATGAAGACTTCATGCATTTTGTATGATTTTGAACAGGTTTTAAGCATTCTTATAAATACTCTACATGAAGACATCTGAAGAGAATATGAACTTATGGACAACCATTTGCCTGCAAAACCatgttggttttatttataacatttgaaCACTTAAACTTTCCTACATTAGTTATTATAGTTTTGCATTCTTTTGAATTGTATTACATAGtgacttttcatttttctttcggTTTCCA includes the following:
- the syngr2a gene encoding synaptogyrin-2a, producing MQNSAYGASLAGGAFDLANFLKQPQTILRFLSWIFSIVVFATITAEGYTNTTEKAENECMFHNSDSACSYGVGVGVLAFLACVLFLMLDAYFPNISNAKDRKYIVISDLAFSAVWTFLWFICFCVLTSLWSKTTNEQVVADAARGVIAFSFFSIITWSLLTYFALARYRQGVNEFEQEYRDPANDHNAPYQSSPYSSTSGPSGYQQSPFSNTQETPGAYQPPSY